The following proteins come from a genomic window of Drosophila sulfurigaster albostrigata strain 15112-1811.04 chromosome X, ASM2355843v2, whole genome shotgun sequence:
- the LOC133847361 gene encoding probable isocitrate dehydrogenase [NAD] subunit alpha, mitochondrial isoform X2, translated as MAARFIQKIVNTTPAAARAYSSGNKKVTLIPGDGIGPEISAAVQKIFTAANVPIEWEAVDVTPVRGPDGKFGIPQAAIDSVNTNKIGLKGPLMTPVGKGHRSLNLALRKEFNLYANVRPCRSLEGYKTLYDDVDVVTIRENTEGEYSGIEHEIVDGVVQSIKLITEEASKRVAEYAFQYAKNNNRKKVTVVHKANIMRMSDGLFLRCVRDMAQKYPEIQFEERYLDTVCLNMVQNPGKYDVLVMPNLYGDILSDMCAGLVGGLGLTPSGNMGLNGALFESVHGTAPDIAGKDLANPTALLLSAVMMLRHMELNSHADKIERAAFETIKEGKYLTGDLGGRAKCSEFTNEICAKL; from the exons GTGAACACAACGCCCGCGGCTGCCCGTGCCTATTCATCCGGCAACAAAAAGGTGACACTCATACCCGGCGATGGCATTGGTCCCGAGATCTCTGCCGCCGTGCAAAAGATTTTCACTGCCGCCAATGTGCCCATCGAGTGGGAGGCTGTCGATGTGACGCCTGTTCGT gGTCCCGATGGTAAATTTGGCATACCCCAGGCTGCCATTGATTCGGTGAACACGAACAAGATTGGCCTCAAGGGTCCACTGATGACACCCGTGGGCAAGGGACATCGCTCGCTCAACTTGGCCCTGCGTAAGGAGTTCAATCTGTATGCCAATGTGCGTCCCTGCCGCAGCTTGGAGGGCTATAAGACCCTCTAcgacgatgtcgatgtggTGACCATTCGCGAGAACACCGAGGGCGAGTACTCGGGCATTGAGCACGAGATTGTTGACGGTGTGGTGCAGAGCATCAAGCTGATCACCGAGGAGGCCTCCAAGCGTGTGGCCGAATACGCCTTCCAATATGCCAAGAACAACAATCGCAAGAAGGTCACCGTTGTCCACAAGGCCAACATTAT GCGCATGTCCGATGGCCTGTTTCTGCGTTGTGTGCGCGACATGGCGCAAAAGTACCCGGAAATTCAGTTTGAGGAGCGTTACTTGGATACCGTGTGCCTCAACATGGTGCAGAACCCAGGCAAATACGATGTGCTG GTGATGCCCAATCTGTATGGTGATATTCTGTCTGATATGTGCGCCGGTCTGGTTGGCGGTTTGGGCCTGACGCCATCGGGCAACATGGGACTGAACGGTGCTCTGTTCGAGTCTGTGCACGGCACTGCGCCCGATATTGCTGGCAAGGATCTGGCCAATCCCACGGCGCTGCTGCTCTCCGCTGTGATGATGTTGCGTCACATGGAGCTCAATTCGCATGCCGATAAAATTGAGCGTGCCGCCTTCGAGACCATCAAGGAGGGCAAATATCTGACCGGTGATCTCGGCGGTCGTGCCAAGTGCTCCGAGTTCACGAACGAGATCTGCGCCAAGCTCTAA
- the LOC133847361 gene encoding probable isocitrate dehydrogenase [NAD] subunit alpha, mitochondrial isoform X1, with translation MAARFIQKILKQLGLNAARDAATATESTALAGATLQAKVNTTPAAARAYSSGNKKVTLIPGDGIGPEISAAVQKIFTAANVPIEWEAVDVTPVRGPDGKFGIPQAAIDSVNTNKIGLKGPLMTPVGKGHRSLNLALRKEFNLYANVRPCRSLEGYKTLYDDVDVVTIRENTEGEYSGIEHEIVDGVVQSIKLITEEASKRVAEYAFQYAKNNNRKKVTVVHKANIMRMSDGLFLRCVRDMAQKYPEIQFEERYLDTVCLNMVQNPGKYDVLVMPNLYGDILSDMCAGLVGGLGLTPSGNMGLNGALFESVHGTAPDIAGKDLANPTALLLSAVMMLRHMELNSHADKIERAAFETIKEGKYLTGDLGGRAKCSEFTNEICAKL, from the exons GTGAACACAACGCCCGCGGCTGCCCGTGCCTATTCATCCGGCAACAAAAAGGTGACACTCATACCCGGCGATGGCATTGGTCCCGAGATCTCTGCCGCCGTGCAAAAGATTTTCACTGCCGCCAATGTGCCCATCGAGTGGGAGGCTGTCGATGTGACGCCTGTTCGT gGTCCCGATGGTAAATTTGGCATACCCCAGGCTGCCATTGATTCGGTGAACACGAACAAGATTGGCCTCAAGGGTCCACTGATGACACCCGTGGGCAAGGGACATCGCTCGCTCAACTTGGCCCTGCGTAAGGAGTTCAATCTGTATGCCAATGTGCGTCCCTGCCGCAGCTTGGAGGGCTATAAGACCCTCTAcgacgatgtcgatgtggTGACCATTCGCGAGAACACCGAGGGCGAGTACTCGGGCATTGAGCACGAGATTGTTGACGGTGTGGTGCAGAGCATCAAGCTGATCACCGAGGAGGCCTCCAAGCGTGTGGCCGAATACGCCTTCCAATATGCCAAGAACAACAATCGCAAGAAGGTCACCGTTGTCCACAAGGCCAACATTAT GCGCATGTCCGATGGCCTGTTTCTGCGTTGTGTGCGCGACATGGCGCAAAAGTACCCGGAAATTCAGTTTGAGGAGCGTTACTTGGATACCGTGTGCCTCAACATGGTGCAGAACCCAGGCAAATACGATGTGCTG GTGATGCCCAATCTGTATGGTGATATTCTGTCTGATATGTGCGCCGGTCTGGTTGGCGGTTTGGGCCTGACGCCATCGGGCAACATGGGACTGAACGGTGCTCTGTTCGAGTCTGTGCACGGCACTGCGCCCGATATTGCTGGCAAGGATCTGGCCAATCCCACGGCGCTGCTGCTCTCCGCTGTGATGATGTTGCGTCACATGGAGCTCAATTCGCATGCCGATAAAATTGAGCGTGCCGCCTTCGAGACCATCAAGGAGGGCAAATATCTGACCGGTGATCTCGGCGGTCGTGCCAAGTGCTCCGAGTTCACGAACGAGATCTGCGCCAAGCTCTAA